CGGCCGGCGCGGCCGCCGGTGCGGCCGCCGGGACCCGGGGCGGGACGGCGTACCTCACGGCGGCACTGGCCACGCTGTTCGGCTACTTCGCCGCCTCACAGTTGCTGGAGCCGGCAAGGCTGGACGCCGACGACGTACGGCGCACGGCATGGTCGCCCCGGCCTTACGAGCGCCTCGCGCTCGAACACGCACTCGTGCCGACGCTTGTGCTGGTCGTCACCGGATGCCTGCTCGCCGTACCGGTCGCGCTGTCGGCCCACACCACGGCACCTCTGGTCGTGCTGGCCGCCGCACCGGTGCTGGTCGCCGCGGGGCTGCTGAGCGCGTACCGGTCGCCTGTGCCCGTGTGGGTGTTGTACGGCGGTCCCGTGCTCGGCGACGCCGGCCCGATCCTGGCGATGCTGTGGTACGCCGTCGGCCCGATGGTCGGGGTCGCGGGACTCACCGTCCTGCTCGCCGCGCCTTTCCCGGCCGGCATCCCGCAGGCGGCAGATCCACTGGGCCGCCTGGCCGCGTGCTGGGTCCTCGCCCTGCTGATGTTCCGCTGGGTGCTGGGGCGCGCACGCAAGCGGGTGCGGCCATAGCCAGGAGCACGGCGATCTGCGGCGCTGCGGCTCGCTTTTGAAGCGCTCCGTTCCGCCATCGAGAAGGACCGAATCGCTGGGGCTGACTACGAGCCGTTTTTTGTGCGTCCCCGGCAGGACTCGACCTGTTGGCTGAGTCACCCGCCGAGAAGACAGTACCGGCCAGGGCTGCGGCGACGCGCTCGATCGTCCCGCATCGTGTCGAGGGCGTCGACGTGCGGTGGTCACGCCGGACTACCAGCGGATCTTGTCGGTGCTGGCCGGCCAGAGGCCGGCAGCGGGATGTGGGCGAAGCAGATCGTGCTCGCCCTGGCCGAGATGGCGATTCGATTCCGGCTCAGGTGGAGGGAGTGCGCTCGCGGCTGAAGCGGCTGAAGCGGTTGGCCGGGCGGGGCTGGGCCACCGAAATCCAGCCGGGACTGCTCACCGTCTACCCGGAGCCGGCGCCGGTGGACGCGTGAGGAAGCCCGGCGCCGCCCGGCCAGGCGGGCGCTCATCAGCGTGTCCTCGTCGGCCTGCACCAGCTGGGCGATCACTGGCACCCGGTTCCCGCCGGCCGAGGCCAGCAACATCATCGCCCGCCGGTAGCGCACCGAACTGGTGCTGCCCCGGCGCACGATCTGCTGCAGCTTCTGCCCCTCCTGGTCGGTCAGTCTGCGCACACGGACAGGCTCAGCCACCGCACCTCCAGCAGTTGGATCGGACGTCGCCGCACATCCAATCGCCACGCCACCAACCCGGCGAACCTTGAGTGGTCTGGCGGGTCTGGTGATGGCGTTCGGCAGTCTGAGTGGTCTGGCGGGTCTGGTGATGCCGTTCGGCAGTCTGAGTTGTCTGGCGGAATCTGACGACGCCGTTCGGCAATCTCAGCTGTCCGGGGGGATCTGACGACGCCGGTCAGGCGATCTCAGCCCGTCCGGCGTTTGAGGACGAGGCCCTTCGGGCCGAAAGCGGGGGTCTGGGGGCGCAGCCCCCGGGGACGGGAAGGGTAGGGGCGGAGGGGGCGAGCCACCCGAGGCCCGCCCCCACTCACCCGCACCGGCCCCGTACAGCACCGCACGGCACGTCAGTCGTCGTCGCCACCGTCGTTGTCGTCGGCCACGTCGTCACCCGCGCGGTCCGCCCGGTCCGCCGTGACCTTCCCGCTGTTCAGGTCGACCCGCCAGTCCTGCTCGGCCTTGCCGGAGGCGTGGGTCTCCACCTCCCAGCCCTTCGAGGTGCCGTCCTCGTCCAGGTCCACCGACGTCACCGTGCCCTTACCGGTCACGGCCTTCGCGGCCTCCGCCGCCGTCACGGAGGTGCCGTTCAGCGCGGCCCGCACCTCGGCGGTGTCGTCCTCGCGGTCGGTGTGGGAACCGAGCACCTTGCCGGTGCCGGGGTCGACCCGAACGCTGTGCCAGGTGTCGCCGCCGCGGAGCACGTCGACCTTCCACACGACCGACCCGGCGTCGGCCCCGTCGGCCCCGCCGTCTTCGCCGTCTTCGCCGTCCAGTTCGACGGTGACGGCGGTACCCGGGTCGTGCCGCAGCGCGGAGGCGATGGCGTCGGCAGCTGTCACCTCCACGGACCCGGCCTTCCCGGCGTCGTCGTCACGGGCCCCGTCGTCGTCCCGCGCGTCGTCCCCCGTGACCCGCACGTCCGCCGCCTGCCGCGCCGACCCCTCGCCGTCCCCGGACACCGCGAGAGCCGTGGCCGTACCGCCCCCGATCAGAGCGGCGGCCGTAACGGCGGCGATCACGATGTTGCGCTTCATGCGGATTCCTCCAGATTCGTTCAGCTTCGTTGCGCTGTGTGTCGTTTCGCTTTCGACATCACCAACATCGCCGACCGACGCTGAGAGGAACCTGAAGCCCCCTGAAGGGATCTTCAGCTTCACTTTGCGAACCTTTAAGCATGCGCCTGTTGATCGTCGAGGACGAGAAGCGGCTGGCCCTGTCGCTCGCCAAGGGTCTGACCGCCGAGGGGTACGCCGTGGACGTCGTCCACGACGGCCGGGAGGGGCTGCACCGGGCCACCGAGGGGACGTACGACCTCGTGATCCTCGACATCATGCTGCCCGGCCTCAACGGCTACCGGGTCTGCGCCGCCCTCCGCGCCGCCGGGCACGAGGTGCCGATCCTGATGCTCACCGCCAAGGACGGCGAGTACGACGAGGCGGAGGGCCTGGACACGGGCGCCGACGACTACCTCACCAAGCCGTTCTCGTACGTCGTCCTCGTCGCGCGGATCAAGGCGTTGCTGCGCCGCCGCGGCCAGGGCGCCGGGGCCTCGCCCGTGCACGTCCTCGGCGACCTCAAGGTCGACACCGCCGCCCACCGCGTCTTCCTGGACGAGGACGAGGTCACCTTGACCGCCAAGGAGTTCGCCGTCCTGGAACAGCTCGTGGTGCGGGCCGGCGAGGTGGTGTCCAAGGCCCAGATCCTGGAGCACGTCTGGGACTTCGCGTACGACGGCGACCCGAACATCGTCGAGGTGTACATCAGCACCCTCAGGCGCAAGCTGCGCGCCGGGCTCATCCGGACGGTCCGCGGCGCCGGTTACCGGCTGGAGGCGGCACAGCCATGAGACGCCTGTTCGGCTCCGTACGGTCCCGGGCGACCCTGGCCGCCACGCTCGTCGTCGCCGTGGCGCTGGTCGCCGCCGGGGCCGCCGTGCTGCTGTCGCTGCGCTCCAACCTGATCGGCGAGGCCGCGACCGATGCGGAGCGCTCCGCGCGGACGGTCGCTTCCAGCCTGGCCCTGGGGAAGCGGTACGACCAGTTGTCCCTGGACGAGGAGGACGAGCCGGTCCAGGTCGTCGACGAGAACCGGACGCTGGTCGCGGCCAGCGAGGACCTGCAGCGGATCAGCGGCACGGACACCGACGCGGTGAAGCCGCAGGTGCGGCCGACCACCCCCGCGGGCGGCGAGGAGGGCGAGGACTCCGACGGGGCGAAGGACGACGGGGCGAAGGACGACGGGGCGAAGGACGACGGGGACGACGACGAGTCCTCCCTCCATCCGGGCGAGATCGCCGAGAAGACCACCTACACCAACGGTTCCGCGACGATCGACGGCGAGACCGCCGACTACCGCTTCGCCGCCGTGAAGGTCGAGGTCGAGGGCAAGGGCCTGCTGATCGTGTACGCCGGCGCCCCCCTCTCCGCCGAGAAGAGCGCCGTCAACACGGCGCTGACCGTCATGCTGATCGGCTTCCCGCTGCTGCTCACCGTGGTCGCGGGGGTGACCTGGCTGGTCACCCGGCGTGCCCTGCGCCCGGTCGAGGGCATCCGCGGCGAGATGGCCGCGATCACCGCCTCCGAGGACCTCGCCCGCCGGGTGCCGGTGCCGGACACGCACGACGAGGTGGCCCGCCTCGCCCGCACCACGAACGAGACACTGGCCGCCCTGGAGAGCTCCGTTGAGCGGCAGCGCCGGTTCGTCGCCGACGCCTCGCACGAACTGCGCAGCCCGATCGCGTCCTTGCGTACCCAGCTGGAGGTGGGCGCCGCCCATCCCGAGCTGCTGGACGTGGAAGGCGCGGTCGAGGACACCGTACGACTGCAGCGTCTCGCCGCCGATCTGCTGCTGCTGGCCCGGCTGGACGCGGGGGAGCGGCCGGCCGCCGCGACCCGGTTCGACCTCGCCGCGCTGGCGCGGGAGGAGGCCGAAGGGCGGACGGGCGTGAGCGCGCAGGCGCCGGAAGCCGTGCATGTGGCCGGATCGCGGGGGCAGGTGCAGCGGTTGCTCGTCAATCTGCTGGACAACGCACAGCGGCACGCGCGTTCGGCTGTCCGGGTGAGTGTGCGGCGCGAGGGGGAGTGGGCGGTGGCCCAAGTCGCCGACGACGGGGACGGCGTGCCGGAGGGCGACCGGGAGCGGATCTTCGAGCGGTTCGTACGGCTCGACGAGGCCCGCAGTCGTGACGACGGCGGCGCCGGGCTCGGACTCGCCATCGCCAGGGACGTCGCCGCACGGCACGGCGGCACGCTCACGGTCCGCGACGCGTCGGCAGGCGGAGCCCTGTTCGAACTCCGCCTGCCGCTCCCCCGATCAGATCGCTAGGGACGTCCCCGCTGCCCGCGAAGATGCTCCGCGATGGGCTTCAGGGCCTTGTCGAGTTCCAACAGGGCCTCGGGGGACAGCAGGTCGATGAAGTGCCTCCGCACAGACGCCACATGATGGGGCGCGACCTTCTTCATCGTCTCCATGCCGTGTTCGGTGAGGACCGCGTACAGACCTCGGCGGTCCGACTCGCAGTTCTCGCGCCGCACCAGGTCCGCGTTCTCCATGCGCGTGATCTGGTGGGAGAGGCGGCTCTTGGACTGGAGGGTGGCGGATGCGAGGTCGCTCATCCGCATCCGTACGCCCTCCGACTCGGAGAGATTCACCAGGATCTCGTAGTCGTTCATTGTCAGGCCGAACGGCTGCAGGTCCTTTTCGAGCTGGTACGTCAACAGCCTGTTGACCTCCAGGTGGGTGCGCCAGGCGCACTGCTCCGCATCGGTCAGCCAGCGCGTGGCCGTCTCGGTCTCCATGAATGAAGTCTACCTAAAAGGTTGAAAGGCGAACTAGTGAGGGTTGTCGTGACGTCGGCGCGCACACGTTCGACGTCACACTCCGCAGACTACCGCTCACAGCCCGAAGCGACGCTGGAGGTCTCCCAGCTGTCCGGGAAGGCGCGGTGCACCGGCCTGCTGTGAGTGGCCTGCGGGGGCACCGCCCCCACCGGGCACCCCGGCCTCGTGCGGAACCGCCCCCGTGGCCTGCTCGGCCATGAGGACCTCGGACGACTGGAGCAGGACCGTACCGGCTCCCACGAACTCGAACTGATGCTCCTCGCCGGAGGCCCCGCCGAGGCCCGTCATCGCACGTAGACCGCCCATGAGGCCGGTCATGTAGCCGTGGTCGTAGTGATGGCACGGCGAGGGGCAGTCGGCCCAGCCGACCAGGGCCTGCGGGTCCACCCGGATCGGGGGTTCCATGAACACCACCGGACCGTTGGAGGCGGCCACGAACTTTCCGGTTCCGATGAGTGTCAGAAAACCCGGCACGATCGACTGCTTGAGAGCGAGACTTGGCTGAAAAGCGAGCAAGTTGCCCGAGCGAATGGTCAGATTGCCGTCTTCGAGGTCGTACGAGTTCACGTCGAAGGCCCGGTCGGCGAGGAGCATCTTGCCCGAGCCCTCCGCCACGACCCAGTCACTGGCGTGCAGAGGCGAATGGAAGGACGTACGCACCAGGCGGTCCAGCCGGCCGTGCCCGATGCCGTTGAACTCCATCGAGCCGTAGTAGGCGATCATCTTCCCCTTCTGCAGGAACCACTGGCTCCCCTTGAGCTCCACGCAGAAGGTGTAGTTGTTGACGTTGTCGTCGGACGGCAGCGTCATCGGGTCGAAGACCGCCGGGCCGCCAGGTCCGCCGGTGCCGCCGGGGGTTCCGTAGGGAAGGGTGCTCACAGCTTCTCCTCCGAGGCCTGGACGTACACCGCACCGCTGCCGCTGAGCTCCAGTTGGAACGCCTCTCCGGAGCCGCGGCCCACCATGTCGCGCCATCCCAGCGCGGTGGACAGCTTGTTGCGTACGTCGCCGTGGTGGGCGACGTACGCCTGCGGGTCGACATGGACCGGGCGCTGGGGGGTGATGGGCACCTCGATGACCCCGCCGTGGGCCATGACCGCGACCGAGCCGTGCCCCCTCAGGGTGGTGGTGAACAGCCCCTGGCCGGTGACCTGGCCCCGGACCATGCCCATGACGCCGCCCTGGGAGCCCATGAACATCGTCCCCTGCTCCAGCGTGCCCTCGAAGGCGAGCAGCCGGTCCGCCTCCACGAACATGGTGTCGCCGGTGAGGTTGATGACCTGGACGTGGTGGCCGCCGTGCCCGAACAGCACGGTGCCGCTGCCCTCGACGGTCATCAGGGGCGCCGCCTCGCCCGCGACCCGGCGGCCGATCATCGACATGACCCCGCCCTGGCCGCCCTGCATGTTGGGCGTGAAGGACACCTCGCCCTTGTAGGCGAGCATCGCCCCGCGCTGACTGAACAGCCGCTGCCCGGGCATGACGGTCGCTTCGACCATCTTCGAGTTGAGCTCACGGAAGGCCATGTCACACATCCCCCGCGATCGTGTTCCGCTCGCTGGGCTGGACGTACACCAGGCCGTCGCCCTCGAAGCGGATCTGGAAGGCCTCGCCGCCGCCCTCGCCCATGAACGTGCGGAACGTCACACCGGATTGGAAGGACTGCCGCAGGTTCCCCTGGTGCGCGATGTACGCCCCCGGGTCGACGGTCAGCGGATACTGCGCGCTGACCCGCAGCACGACCGCAGGCCCGTCCGACATGATCGCCGCCTGCCCGTGTCCCTCGACGGTCGTCGTGAACAGCCCGTTGCCCTGCGAGGCGCCGCGCATTCCGGTGAACGACGTGCCGGTCCGCAGTCCGGAGTCGGTCGCGAGCAGGTTGCTCGACTCCACGTACAGCTTGTCCCCCTGGAGACCGACGAGGTTGATCTCCGAGGCCCGGTCCGCGAACCAGCACGTCCCGTGCCCCTTCACCTCCATCAATGTCATCTGCTCGCCGGTGATCCGCCGGGTCACCATCCCCCGGATGCCCTCACCGCCGCCGCTGAGTTTCTTGAAGTCCATCTGACCGTCGTACGCGACCATCGAGCCGTTCTTCGCCTTCACGGCATCCCCGGTCATGTCGACGGCAAGCACCTTGCTGCCTTGAAGTCGGAACATCGCCACGCAGTGAAGGTAGCCGCAGGGCGGGCTCCGCGGACAGAGCCCAGGGGTGGAGACGCACCCTGAACGCACCCTTAGGGGAGTCGTTTGCCACAATGGGCGAACGTTTGTGCTCGCATTCACAAACCCGACGTCTCTCCCACCGAAGGTGACCCGTGGACATCAAGACCGCCACCGCCATTCGCCGCCTCCGCCTCGTCTCGGCCCCCGAGGCGGTTTCCTTCCTCCTCCTGCTGGTCTGCTCGGTGCTGAAGCGGACCACGGACTTCAACGCGGTCCCCGTGATGGGGATGATCCACGGCGTCCTCTTCATCCTGTACGTGATCTTCTGGGCCGACGCCTGGAACCGCACCAAGTGGTCCCTGAAGACCGCCGCCCTCTACTTCGTCCTCTCGGTCCTGCCCACCGGCGGTTTCTTCGCCGAGCGCAAGCTCAGGCGTGAGGCCGAGGACGCGGTCATCGCCTCCCGCGCCCGCAAGGAAGGGATCGTGAGCGCGTGATCGTCGCCTTCTCCGTGACGCCGCTGGGCGTCGGCGAGGACGTGGGGGAGTACGTCGCCGACGCCGTGCGGATCGTGCGTGAGTCCGGCCTGCCCAACCGCACCGACGCGATGTTCACGTCCGTCGAGGGCGAGTGGGACGAGGTCATGGACGTCGTCAAGCGCGCCGTGGCCGCCGTGGAGGCCCGTGCGCCGCGCGTGTCCCTGGTCCTCAAGGCGGACATCCGCCCCGGGGTGGAGGACGGGCTCACCTCGAAGGTGGAGACGGTCGAACGGCATCTGGCCCAGCGGGCGGAGTAGGCCGCCTACCGAGTCGCCGCGTCCGTGACGTGGAAGACCGCCGTCCACCGGTCGTCGTGCAGGCAGGCGTTCAACGGCTCGACCAGAGCCGTGTGATCGGGGTCGGTGCGCCACTGTTTGACGTGTTCGAGGCTCTCCCACTCGCTGGTGAGCAACCAGCGAGTGGGATCGTCGACGGAGCGGCACAGCTGTTCTCCGAGATGCCCGGGGGAGCGCTCGGCGCGTTCGAGCACGCCCTGATAGGACTTCACGAAGTGCGCTTCCATTCCGTCTCGCACACGCAGCAGCCGAACGACCCGCACACGTGCCGGAACCTGGGTGCTGTTCACGTCAGGACGGGTCGAGGACGACGGGAAGTTCCGCCAACCCGCGGAAGGCGGGGAACGGTACGGTCAGCCAGCGCGCGTCTTCCGGGGGGCCGGCCAGGGCCATGCGAGGGTGCCGGCCGAAGAGCGTGGTGAGAGCGATCTGCATCTCCAGACGTGCCAGCGGCGCGCCGGCGCAGTAGTGGGGGCCGACGCCGAACGCGAGATGGGTCGCCTGGACGTTCGGGCGCGTGACGTCCAGCCGGTTCGGATCGGCGAAGGCTTCCGGGTCACGGTTGGCCGAGGTGATCGAGATCTGGACGAGCGCGCCCTTGGGGATGAGCGTGTCACGGATCACGAGGTCTTCTTTGGCGTAGCGGAAGGTCGAGTTCTCCACGGACGACTCGAACCGGAAGATCTCTTCGATGGCCGCGGCCGTCGCGCCCGCATCCTGCAGTGCCAGTCGCTTCTGCTCCGGTTGGGTGAGCAAATGGTAGACGGCGTTGCCGATCTGGTACGCCGTCGTCTTGTGGCCTGCGAAGAGCAGCACCCACGCTGTGGAGACCAGTTCGTGGTCGGTGAGCGCGCCTTCCTCGTCCCTTGCTGTGACGAGGGCGCTGAGCAGGGCTCCGTCCGGCTCCTGCCGCTTCCGTGCGATCAGATCCACCAGATAGTCGCGCAGGTTGCCCTCGGCCAGTTCCAGCGCCTTTCTCGCCTCCGGACCGAAACCGGTCCGAGCGACGGTGCTGGACCATTCCTGGGCTTGCGTGCGTTCGTTTTCCGGGACGCCCAGAAGTTCGCAGATCACTTGGAGCGGCAGCGGGAAGCAGAACTCCGGGAGCAGGTCCACGGGCTCCGAAGCCGAGCACTGGTCCAGCAGTTCCGCAGTGATCTTCTGGACACGCGGACGCAGTGACTCCACCCTTTTCGGGGTGAAGGTGTTGCCGACAATCCTCCTGAGCCTGGTGTGCTTCGGAGGGTCCGAGAAGAGCATGTTGTCGTCCAGGGCGATCGACGAGTCACCGAAGATGCGGTGGTAGGCGTCGATGGCGCCGTACATGTCCTTGCTCAGGCGCGGGTCGGCCAGGGCGGCGCGCGCGTCGTCATACCGAGTGATCAGGTACGTCTCGACGCCGTGGGGCGGTGACAGCGGGCATACGGGTGCCGTCTCCCGGAGCTTGGCGTAGACGGGATGCGGATTGGCGCGGAACTCCCGGCTGCAGGACGAGGCCGCGGCCGCGGCCTCATCGGACGACAATTCCTCGGATGCGAACGCTTGCGTCATGTCTCGTCCCGGGGGTCGGTGGATTCCAACGGTCAGTGGCACGGTTTCCCGTGCGGCACTGCGAGGCAAACGTTGCTGGGCCATATGGGTCGGGTCACCGTATGAACTGTGCATATGTAAGTCCCACTTGGTAAACACTGACTGTCAGGCCGGTCCTCGACCCCCGGACTGGGCACCGCCGAATGAGGTAGGAAATCAGTGAGCGGACGCACAGCGGAATCAGTGGAAGTACCAGTTCTCATCGTAGGCGGATCCCTGGTGGGTCTTTCCACCTCCGTGTTCCTGGGACGCCTCGGAATTGAGCACATGCTCTTGGAGCGGCATGGCGGGACCTCGACGCACCCGCGTGGTCGCGGAAACAATGTGCGCACCATGGAGATTTTCCGGACCGCCGGACTGGAGCCGAGTATCCGGGAGGCCGCCTCGGCGCTCGCCGGGAACGACGGCGTTCTTCAGGTGGACACCCTCGCCGGCGGTCAGCGCCGCTGGATCATCCGGGACATCTCCGCAGGCATCGACGTGTCTCAAGTCAGCTCTTCGGACTGGTGCCTGTGCAGTCAGAACGATCTCGAGCCGGTACTGCTGAGCCATGCCCGCAGGCAGGGGGGAGACATCCGCTTCAGCACGGAGATGCTCTCCTTCACACAGGACCGAGAAGGAGTCCACGCTCAGGTCATGCACCGGGACACCGGTGAGACATATACCGTGCACGCTGATTTTCTGGTGGCTGCCGACGGGCCCCGAAGTCCTGTTCGCAAACGGCTGGGTATCAGTCAGTCAGGACCCGGTGAGCTCTTCCACAACGTCAGCGTCACCTTCCGCAGCAAGAGGCTCAAGGACTACATCGGCGAAAAGAACTTCGTCGTCTGCTATGTGACGAACCCGGAGGGAGAAGGGGCGCTGCTGCCGGTGGACAACGAGGAACGATGGGTGATCCATGTTCCTTGGTTCCCCGACCGAGGCGAATCACTGGAGGATTTCACCGACGACCGCCTGGTGGCTCATGTCCGCGCGGCCGCCGGCGTGCCGGACATCGATGTGGAGATCACCGGGAAGGCCCCCTGGCACGCCTCGAAGCGTGTCGCGGACACCTACGCACAGGGCCGGATCTTTCTGACCGGTGACTCGGCACACGAAATGCCGCCGACCGGTGCGTTCGGCTCCAACACCGGAATCCAGGACGCGCACAATCTCGCCTGGAAGCTGGCCGCGGTGCTCCGCGGCTGGGCCGGCCCGCCCCTGCTGGACAGTTACGAGCAGGAACGACGCCCTGCCGCCGTCGCGACCAGCACGCGGGCGGCCGTGCAGGCGGTCGAGGAGGAGCACCCGGGATTCACTCCCGCGGCGGGACGCAACGACGACCCGGCGGATCTCATGACCGTCGCGCTCTGCTGCCGCTACGCGTCGAACGCTGTCGTGGGTGCCTCCCCGGAGCGGCCGGTGGTCCCGGAGACCTTCCAGCTCGGCGGCGACCCGGGCAGCCGTGCACCTCATATGTGGGTCATGAGAGACGGCGTCAGGATCTCCACGCTGGATCTGTACGAGCGTTCCTTCGTGGTCCTCGCCGGGCCCCGAGGCCATGAGTGGCGGAACGCGGCGAAGAAGGCCTCCGAGACCCTGGGCGTTCCGGTCGAGTCGTATCTCGTGGGGCCCGGCCAGGACCACGACCTCGTTCCCGACCCGGACGACGACTGGGCGAAACTGCACGGCACGGCCGAGGACGGTGCCGTCCTCGTACGCCCGGACGGTTACGTCGCGTGGCGGGCCCACGCCGAGATCCCGCAGGCCGATCGCCTGCTGACGAACGTGCTGCGGACGGTACTCGGCCGCACCTGAGAAGAGGACAGGCAATGACATCAGCCGCCTTCGACGGCCCCGCCGCGGGCCGAGTGGACGTCCACCACCACTTCACCGCGCCGGCCTGGCTCGACTGGGCAGAGCAGCGAGGCGTCATCCACCGCGAAAAGCTGCCCTGGTGGACCCGCTGGGACCTGAACGCGGCCCTGGAGCTCATGGACAAGGCGGGCATCGCCACGTCCGTCATGACGGTGGCGATGCTCGGACGGCTCCGCGAGCGGACGGAGCGTCAGGACAGCGCACGGGTCGCCTTGCGGGCGGCGGCCGACGTCGTGGAGAGCCATCCCGCACGCTTCCGGTTCTTCACCCCCGTGTTCCTCGACGACCTGGAACTCTCCCTGTGGAGCCTCGAATACGGCCTCGACGAGCTCGGTGCCGTCGGGGTGAGCACGAGAACGAGCATGGACGGTGTCTACCTCGGCGACGAGACGCACGACCGCCTCCTGCGGGAACTGAACGACCGGTCCGCGGTCGTCAGTACCCACCCCATGGACGTGCCGGCGGGAAAGGGCGGAGCTCCGGGCAGTACGGGGCTGCCGGGCATGCCGCCCTTCGTGTGCGACTTCCTTGTCGACACCACGCGTGCCGCCATCAACCTCATCAAGAACGGCACCCTGGACCGTTATCCGAATCTCACCTTCATCCTCCCGCACGGCGGAGGCTTCCTCCCGTACATGGCGACCCGGCTCGAACTCTTCGGCGGGCATCTCACTCCCGAGATCGAGCCCGGCCGTGTCCGCGACTACCTGCACCGGTTCTACTTCGACACGGCGGGCCCCATGTCCCCGTCGGCCACGCCCACCCTGATGGCCACCGTGGACCCCGGCCACATCCTCTTCGGCACGGACTGGCCGCCCACCCCCGCGCAGGTCATCGCCGACATCACGACACCCGCCCTGGACAACGATCCGGTCATCTCCGACCAGCAGCTCCAGGGAATCAACCGCGACAACGCCGTACGTCTGATGCCCGAACTCGCCCGCTGACGAGAAAGGACGAGCCGGTACGAGCCGGTACGAGACGGTACGAGAAGGCCGCTGCCCGCGCTCCCTCCGCGCGGGCAGCGGCCTTCTTCGTTCACCGGGCGGCGGCGTCCCTTTCCCAGTGGTAGAAGCGCTCCGCCATGG
The nucleotide sequence above comes from Streptomyces sp. NL15-2K. Encoded proteins:
- a CDS encoding HAMP domain-containing sensor histidine kinase translates to MRRLFGSVRSRATLAATLVVAVALVAAGAAVLLSLRSNLIGEAATDAERSARTVASSLALGKRYDQLSLDEEDEPVQVVDENRTLVAASEDLQRISGTDTDAVKPQVRPTTPAGGEEGEDSDGAKDDGAKDDGAKDDGDDDESSLHPGEIAEKTTYTNGSATIDGETADYRFAAVKVEVEGKGLLIVYAGAPLSAEKSAVNTALTVMLIGFPLLLTVVAGVTWLVTRRALRPVEGIRGEMAAITASEDLARRVPVPDTHDEVARLARTTNETLAALESSVERQRRFVADASHELRSPIASLRTQLEVGAAHPELLDVEGAVEDTVRLQRLAADLLLLARLDAGERPAAATRFDLAALAREEAEGRTGVSAQAPEAVHVAGSRGQVQRLLVNLLDNAQRHARSAVRVSVRREGEWAVAQVADDGDGVPEGDRERIFERFVRLDEARSRDDGGAGLGLAIARDVAARHGGTLTVRDASAGGALFELRLPLPRSDR
- a CDS encoding AIM24 family protein; this encodes MFRLQGSKVLAVDMTGDAVKAKNGSMVAYDGQMDFKKLSGGGEGIRGMVTRRITGEQMTLMEVKGHGTCWFADRASEINLVGLQGDKLYVESSNLLATDSGLRTGTSFTGMRGASQGNGLFTTTVEGHGQAAIMSDGPAVVLRVSAQYPLTVDPGAYIAHQGNLRQSFQSGVTFRTFMGEGGGEAFQIRFEGDGLVYVQPSERNTIAGDV
- a CDS encoding antibiotic biosynthesis monooxygenase family protein → MNSTQVPARVRVVRLLRVRDGMEAHFVKSYQGVLERAERSPGHLGEQLCRSVDDPTRWLLTSEWESLEHVKQWRTDPDHTALVEPLNACLHDDRWTAVFHVTDAATR
- a CDS encoding AIM24 family protein, whose amino-acid sequence is MTLPSDDNVNNYTFCVELKGSQWFLQKGKMIAYYGSMEFNGIGHGRLDRLVRTSFHSPLHASDWVVAEGSGKMLLADRAFDVNSYDLEDGNLTIRSGNLLAFQPSLALKQSIVPGFLTLIGTGKFVAASNGPVVFMEPPIRVDPQALVGWADCPSPCHHYDHGYMTGLMGGLRAMTGLGGASGEEHQFEFVGAGTVLLQSSEVLMAEQATGAVPHEAGVPGGGGAPAGHSQQAGAPRLPGQLGDLQRRFGL
- a CDS encoding PepSY domain-containing protein, whose amino-acid sequence is MKRNIVIAAVTAAALIGGGTATALAVSGDGEGSARQAADVRVTGDDARDDDGARDDDAGKAGSVEVTAADAIASALRHDPGTAVTVELDGEDGEDGGADGADAGSVVWKVDVLRGGDTWHSVRVDPGTGKVLGSHTDREDDTAEVRAALNGTSVTAAEAAKAVTGKGTVTSVDLDEDGTSKGWEVETHASGKAEQDWRVDLNSGKVTADRADRAGDDVADDNDGGDDD
- a CDS encoding response regulator transcription factor, whose product is MRLLIVEDEKRLALSLAKGLTAEGYAVDVVHDGREGLHRATEGTYDLVILDIMLPGLNGYRVCAALRAAGHEVPILMLTAKDGEYDEAEGLDTGADDYLTKPFSYVVLVARIKALLRRRGQGAGASPVHVLGDLKVDTAAHRVFLDEDEVTLTAKEFAVLEQLVVRAGEVVSKAQILEHVWDFAYDGDPNIVEVYISTLRRKLRAGLIRTVRGAGYRLEAAQP
- a CDS encoding cytochrome P450, whose protein sequence is MTQAFASEELSSDEAAAAASSCSREFRANPHPVYAKLRETAPVCPLSPPHGVETYLITRYDDARAALADPRLSKDMYGAIDAYHRIFGDSSIALDDNMLFSDPPKHTRLRRIVGNTFTPKRVESLRPRVQKITAELLDQCSASEPVDLLPEFCFPLPLQVICELLGVPENERTQAQEWSSTVARTGFGPEARKALELAEGNLRDYLVDLIARKRQEPDGALLSALVTARDEEGALTDHELVSTAWVLLFAGHKTTAYQIGNAVYHLLTQPEQKRLALQDAGATAAAIEEIFRFESSVENSTFRYAKEDLVIRDTLIPKGALVQISITSANRDPEAFADPNRLDVTRPNVQATHLAFGVGPHYCAGAPLARLEMQIALTTLFGRHPRMALAGPPEDARWLTVPFPAFRGLAELPVVLDPS
- a CDS encoding MarR family transcriptional regulator, giving the protein METETATRWLTDAEQCAWRTHLEVNRLLTYQLEKDLQPFGLTMNDYEILVNLSESEGVRMRMSDLASATLQSKSRLSHQITRMENADLVRRENCESDRRGLYAVLTEHGMETMKKVAPHHVASVRRHFIDLLSPEALLELDKALKPIAEHLRGQRGRP
- a CDS encoding DUF3817 domain-containing protein — translated: MDIKTATAIRRLRLVSAPEAVSFLLLLVCSVLKRTTDFNAVPVMGMIHGVLFILYVIFWADAWNRTKWSLKTAALYFVLSVLPTGGFFAERKLRREAEDAVIASRARKEGIVSA
- a CDS encoding MTH1187 family thiamine-binding protein, yielding MIVAFSVTPLGVGEDVGEYVADAVRIVRESGLPNRTDAMFTSVEGEWDEVMDVVKRAVAAVEARAPRVSLVLKADIRPGVEDGLTSKVETVERHLAQRAE
- a CDS encoding AIM24 family protein, yielding MAFRELNSKMVEATVMPGQRLFSQRGAMLAYKGEVSFTPNMQGGQGGVMSMIGRRVAGEAAPLMTVEGSGTVLFGHGGHHVQVINLTGDTMFVEADRLLAFEGTLEQGTMFMGSQGGVMGMVRGQVTGQGLFTTTLRGHGSVAVMAHGGVIEVPITPQRPVHVDPQAYVAHHGDVRNKLSTALGWRDMVGRGSGEAFQLELSGSGAVYVQASEEKL